AATAGAATACaagatgaataaaataaattttgctgttcgccgtacgtcagaaATTGTAGAAATGCTGCGAATACGACGTACCCACACATATTCATCAACTTTAAAAGTCGATTGAGATCGGACTTgaatgtctgttctctgtggtataTTGTCAAATAATGGGTCCGTTTTACTCTTTAATGAGTAATGCTGGGTTTACAGTGTactaaagaggctgcactcataacaaagagacgaagtgtcaaaattggaacagcgcatttgctgtcaaatcagttgttccaatcgagcacaaggttgttaaaggtaggagtattgcgtctctttgtttttcCAGGCTCGTTACAGTGTACATGTATTTCTCCgttcaataaaaattataaacctTGATGTTTGTAgactttttgttaatttatttttgcattttgaCAACTtcgaaaacaaacaaattaaactTCAACTTCAACAGTCTCAAAAGTAATTTTCTTTTAATAGACAAATTGTTTAAAATAGTGTTTTCAATACCGTATATTCATCGACACGgttcaaaatgggtaaaaaGCAACACCAGAAAGATAAAATGTAAGTTGAAAtactaataaattgaaaatctcATAATAAATAATTGTTCCACCGGAAGGTACCTCACGTACACGGAATGGTCCGAGTTCTATGGTGGCCACAAAGCAGGCTCGGTCGAGAACGAGCAGATTAAGTTTAAACGACTCCCATTCGACCACTGCTGTTTATCGTTGGTTCCGTTCGAGCATCCGTACTGTGATAAGGACGGTAACGTATTTGAGCTGCAAGCGATCATCGATTTCGTCAAGCATTTCAAGATAAACCCGGTGACCGGGGCGGCGCAGGATGGAAAATCGCTGATCAAGCTGAACTTTAGCAAACACCACGATGGGCAGTACCACTGTCCGACGTTATTCAAGCCGTTCACCAAAAACTCGCACATCGTGGCCAATGGTAAGACGGGAAATGTGTTTTCTTACGAAGCAATAGAACAACTCAACATTAAGGCGAAGAATTGGAAGGACTTGCTGGACGATACGCCTTTTACCAGGAAGGATTTGGTTACTATTCAGGATCCGGCTAATTTGGAAAAGTTCAACATAAGCAactttcatcatataaaaaagaaACTAAGAGTACAGACGGAAGAAGAACTCGCGGAGAAAAAAGATCCTCAAGGAAGGCTAaaaacgatttcaatggaaaccaGAGAAATCCTTACTCAGCTAGAAAAGGACTACAAAGCTCCTGAAGAAAAAGCAGTAGAACACAAAGTGGCAGATAAGTTCAATGCAGCTCATTACTCAACGGGAGCGGTGGCCGCCGCTTTCACATCTACTTCGATGGTTCCGGTGTTAAACCACGAAGCTGCCATCATCGAAGAGGATGTTATCCGTT
The nucleotide sequence above comes from Armigeres subalbatus isolate Guangzhou_Male chromosome 3, GZ_Asu_2, whole genome shotgun sequence. Encoded proteins:
- the LOC134225464 gene encoding RING-type E3 ubiquitin-protein ligase PPIL2 — translated: MGKKQHQKDKMYLTYTEWSEFYGGHKAGSVENEQIKFKRLPFDHCCLSLVPFEHPYCDKDGNVFELQAIIDFVKHFKINPVTGAAQDGKSLIKLNFSKHHDGQYHCPTLFKPFTKNSHIVANGKTGNVFSYEAIEQLNIKAKNWKDLLDDTPFTRKDLVTIQDPANLEKFNISNFHHIKKKLRVQTEEELAEKKDPQGRLKTISMETREILTQLEKDYKAPEEKAVEHKVADKFNAAHYSTGAVAAAFTSTSMVPVLNHEAAIIEEDVIRYERVKKKGYVRLLTNFGALNLELYCDQVPKTCENFLKHCQTGYYNGCLFHRSIRNFMIQGGDPTGVGNGGSSIWNKKFADEIRPNLNHAGRGILSMANSGPNTNGSQFFITYRSCRHLDGKHTIFGKLVGGLEVLTEMERIEVDNRDRPIESIFIQRVQVFVDPFQEADEELAKQRSEEQERAQREADEKQKKTARAQPLKVFRSGVGKYLDKEVTKRFAEPEPSTSVANPALIKKRKKEETISKLGNFNSW